Proteins encoded together in one Bombus vancouverensis nearcticus chromosome 14, iyBomVanc1_principal, whole genome shotgun sequence window:
- the LOC117153964 gene encoding monocarboxylate transporter 9 isoform X5, whose amino-acid sequence MSPKNKTDSEYSVEEHTRLTATDGASDEASPEDEGGSLCEYHDIPPPPDGGYGWVVVFASFMCNMIVDGIAYTFGVFLGEFVTYFGEGKGKTAWVGSLLSGMYLSAGPVVSALTNKYGCRAVCMAGSFLGAAAFVLSTFSTSVNMLMMTYGVMGGVGFGLIYLPAVVCVGYYFETKRSLATGIAVCGSGFGTFAFPPLVTMLLEAYNWKGANLILAGLILNCAVFGAMMRPLEYPKASSVKPLLQRMAEEKRFQMERGSIGGSYFMVQLPDGSMEKRMKMPINIDPGVHSSFNLDQLVPGTPLTPVPTVPTLPTISEVKVQEHSSSGATSNSGSMDLKSISTKSKSRKNIDDTKDTKDMSEKSESEFKPIIPRNASQPAFTTHVQGLPKNGSVPFFDRIRKTSTSERYKPSLSAIKNSRTTLNSNGDIRKSLHLRLSTSSVMGSRNNNAEIDVDGESITFTTSKSSIPKEKPQIIRPLSRKDIFYSGSVVNLPEYQSQKSLANYRQSVLSLSKSVRGDVKDTDIEKAPQQPLCPCLVLPESFKEALSTMMDLSLLKDPVFLLIGISNVFGMAGLYVPFVYLLDAAVLDNIDKTLASYLVSIIGITNTLGRVACGYIADFPQVDSLLLNNICLIISTVAVAAIPFCHSYPAYIIMSILFGIAISGYISLTSIILVDLLGLDKLTNAFGLLILFRGAAAIIGSPLAGAVYDATQSYSIPFFMAGFFFLISTVTSFMAPAMKRCTTPQTQPVILDTLTPIDEDIEEENEEDIPEIVETAPSPQEPPEKEIKQIESVL is encoded by the exons ACGGACAGTGAATATTCTGTAGAAGAGCATACAAGATTAACTGCCACTGATGGAGCTAGTGATGAAGCATCTCCAGAAGATGAAGGGGGTTCACTGTGCGAATACCACGATATACCACCTCCACCTGATGGTGGATATGGATGGGTGGTGGTATTTGCGTCATTCATGTGTAACATGATAGTAGACGGTATTGCTTATACATTTGGCGTTTTTCTGGGAGAATTTGTTACATATTTtggagaaggaaaaggaaaaactGCATGGGTTGGCTCGTTGTTATCTGGCATGTACCTCAGTGCTg GACCTGTTGTCAGTGCTTTAACAAATAAGTATGGATGTAGGGCAGTATGTATGGCAGGAAGTTTTTTAGGTGCAGCAGCATTTGTACTTTCAACATTTTCAACCAGTGTAAATATGCTTATGATGACTTATGGTGTTATGGGAG GAGTTGGATTTGGTCTAATATATTTACCAGCAGTAGTTTGCGTAGGTTATTATTTTGAAACTAAACGATCTCTAGCTACAGGCATTGCTGTATGTGGTTCAGGATTTGGCACATTTGCATTTCCACCTCTTGTAACAATGTTACTAGAAGCATATAATTGGAAAGGAGCAAATTTAATTCTGGCTGGTCTTATTTTAAATTGTGCT GTTTTTGGTGCGATGATGAGGCCATTAGAATATCCAAAAGCTTCTTCTGTTAAACCATTATTACAAAGAATGGCGGAAGAAAAAAGATTTCAAATGGAACGTGGAAGTATCGGAGGTTCTTATTTTATGGTACAACTGCCTGATGGATCTATggagaaaagaatgaaaatgcCTATTAACATTGATCCTGGTGTTCATTCCAGTTTCAATTTAGACCAATTAGTGCCTG GAACTCCTTTAACACCAGTTCCAACGGTGCCAACCCTGCCCACTATATCGGAGGTGAAAGTACAAGAACACTCTTCCAGTGGAGCAACTAGTAATAGTGGCAGTATGGACTTAAAGAGTATTTCCACTAAATCAAAAAGCAGAAAAAATATCGATGATACCAAAGATACAAAAGATATGTCAGAAAAGTCTGAAAGCGAATTCAAACCGATAATTCCTAGAAATGCTTCTCAACCTGCTTTTACAACTCACGTACAAGGTTTACCTAAAAATGGCTCTGTACCCTTTTTCGATCGAATCCGTAAAACTAGCACTAGCGAGAGATATAAACCAAGTCTTAGTGCGATTAAGAACTCTAGAACAACGTTGAATTCTAATGGCGATATTAGAAAGAGTTTGCACTTAAGACTTTCGACGAGCAGCGTTATGGGTTCTCGGAATAATAATGCAGAAATAGATGTA GATGGGGAAAGTATTACTTTTACTACCAGCAAATCTAGTATACCAAAAGAGAAACCACAAATTATTCGACCACTATCGCGGAAGGATATATTTTACAGTGGCAGTGTGGTTAATTTACCAGAATATCAGAGTCAAAAATCACTTGCAAATTATCGTCAAAGTGTTCTTTCACTATCAAAATCCGTACGTGGAGATGTTAAAGATACCGACATTGAAAAGGCGCCTCAAC AACCTCTATGTCCCTGTTTGGTATTACCTGAATCGTTTAAAGAAGCTTTGTCAACGATGATGGATCTATCTTTACTAAAGGATCCAGTGTTTCTTTTAATTGGTATCAGTAATGTATTTGGAATGGCTGGATTATACGTTCCGTTTGTATATCTATTAGACGCTGCGGTCTTAGAT AATATCGACAAGACTCTTGCGTCATATTTGGTATCTATAATTGGAATTACTAATACTCTGGGCCGTGTAGCTTGTGGATATATCGCGGATTTTCCACAAGTAGATTCACTGTTGTTGAACAACATCTGCTTAATTATATCGACAGTTGCTGTAGCTGCGATACCGTTCTGCCATTCTTATCCTGCTTATATCATTATGAGCATTCTTTTCGGTATAGCTATAT CTGGATACATTTCTTTGACGTCGATTATTTTGGTAGATCTCTTAGGGCTAGACAAATTGACCAATGCATTTGGTCTTTTAATCTTATTTAGAGGAGCTGCAGCTATTATTGGTTCACCTTTGGCGGGTGCCGTTTATGACGCAACACAAAGCTACAGTATCCCATTCTTTATGGCAGGATTTTTCTTCCTTATAAGCACGGTTACTAGTTTCATGGCGCCAGCTATGAAACGGTGCACAACGCCGCAG ACTCAGCCTGTGATATTAGATACATTGACTCCAATTGATGAAGATATCGAAGAAGAGAACGAAGAAGATATTCCTGAAATAGTAGAAACTGCACCATCTCCACAAGAACCACCCGAGAAGGAAATTAAACAAATAGAGTCTGTTTTATAA
- the LOC117153964 gene encoding monocarboxylate transporter 9 isoform X6, translating into MCNMIVDGIAYTFGVFLGEFVTYFGEGKGKTAWVGSLLSGMYLSAGPVVSALTNKYGCRAVCMAGSFLGAAAFVLSTFSTSVNMLMMTYGVMGGVGFGLIYLPAVVCVGYYFETKRSLATGIAVCGSGFGTFAFPPLVTMLLEAYNWKGANLILAGLILNCAVFGAMMRPLEYPKASSVKPLLQRMAEEKRFQMERGSIGGSYFMVQLPDGSMEKRMKMPINIDPGVHSSFNLDQLVPGTPLTPVPTVPTLPTISEVKVQEHSSSGATSNSGSMDLKSISTKSKSRKNIDDTKDTKDMSEKSESEFKPIIPRNASQPAFTTHVQGLPKNGSVPFFDRIRKTSTSERYKPSLSAIKNSRTTLNSNGDIRKSLHLRLSTSSVMGSRNNNAEIDVDGESITFTTSKSSIPKEKPQIIRPLSRKDIFYSGSVVNLPEYQSQKSLANYRQSVLSLSKSVRGDVKDTDIEKAPQQPLCPCLVLPESFKEALSTMMDLSLLKDPVFLLIGISNVFGMAGLYVPFVYLLDAAVLDNIDKTLASYLVSIIGITNTLGRVACGYIADFPQVDSLLLNNICLIISTVAVAAIPFCHSYPAYIIMSILFGIAISGYISLTSIILVDLLGLDKLTNAFGLLILFRGAAAIIGSPLAGAVYDATQSYSIPFFMAGFFFLISTVTSFMAPAMKRCTTPQTQPVILDTLTPIDEDIEEENEEDIPEIVETAPSPQEPPEKEIKQIESVL; encoded by the exons ATGTGTAACATGATAGTAGACGGTATTGCTTATACATTTGGCGTTTTTCTGGGAGAATTTGTTACATATTTtggagaaggaaaaggaaaaactGCATGGGTTGGCTCGTTGTTATCTGGCATGTACCTCAGTGCTg GACCTGTTGTCAGTGCTTTAACAAATAAGTATGGATGTAGGGCAGTATGTATGGCAGGAAGTTTTTTAGGTGCAGCAGCATTTGTACTTTCAACATTTTCAACCAGTGTAAATATGCTTATGATGACTTATGGTGTTATGGGAG GAGTTGGATTTGGTCTAATATATTTACCAGCAGTAGTTTGCGTAGGTTATTATTTTGAAACTAAACGATCTCTAGCTACAGGCATTGCTGTATGTGGTTCAGGATTTGGCACATTTGCATTTCCACCTCTTGTAACAATGTTACTAGAAGCATATAATTGGAAAGGAGCAAATTTAATTCTGGCTGGTCTTATTTTAAATTGTGCT GTTTTTGGTGCGATGATGAGGCCATTAGAATATCCAAAAGCTTCTTCTGTTAAACCATTATTACAAAGAATGGCGGAAGAAAAAAGATTTCAAATGGAACGTGGAAGTATCGGAGGTTCTTATTTTATGGTACAACTGCCTGATGGATCTATggagaaaagaatgaaaatgcCTATTAACATTGATCCTGGTGTTCATTCCAGTTTCAATTTAGACCAATTAGTGCCTG GAACTCCTTTAACACCAGTTCCAACGGTGCCAACCCTGCCCACTATATCGGAGGTGAAAGTACAAGAACACTCTTCCAGTGGAGCAACTAGTAATAGTGGCAGTATGGACTTAAAGAGTATTTCCACTAAATCAAAAAGCAGAAAAAATATCGATGATACCAAAGATACAAAAGATATGTCAGAAAAGTCTGAAAGCGAATTCAAACCGATAATTCCTAGAAATGCTTCTCAACCTGCTTTTACAACTCACGTACAAGGTTTACCTAAAAATGGCTCTGTACCCTTTTTCGATCGAATCCGTAAAACTAGCACTAGCGAGAGATATAAACCAAGTCTTAGTGCGATTAAGAACTCTAGAACAACGTTGAATTCTAATGGCGATATTAGAAAGAGTTTGCACTTAAGACTTTCGACGAGCAGCGTTATGGGTTCTCGGAATAATAATGCAGAAATAGATGTA GATGGGGAAAGTATTACTTTTACTACCAGCAAATCTAGTATACCAAAAGAGAAACCACAAATTATTCGACCACTATCGCGGAAGGATATATTTTACAGTGGCAGTGTGGTTAATTTACCAGAATATCAGAGTCAAAAATCACTTGCAAATTATCGTCAAAGTGTTCTTTCACTATCAAAATCCGTACGTGGAGATGTTAAAGATACCGACATTGAAAAGGCGCCTCAAC AACCTCTATGTCCCTGTTTGGTATTACCTGAATCGTTTAAAGAAGCTTTGTCAACGATGATGGATCTATCTTTACTAAAGGATCCAGTGTTTCTTTTAATTGGTATCAGTAATGTATTTGGAATGGCTGGATTATACGTTCCGTTTGTATATCTATTAGACGCTGCGGTCTTAGAT AATATCGACAAGACTCTTGCGTCATATTTGGTATCTATAATTGGAATTACTAATACTCTGGGCCGTGTAGCTTGTGGATATATCGCGGATTTTCCACAAGTAGATTCACTGTTGTTGAACAACATCTGCTTAATTATATCGACAGTTGCTGTAGCTGCGATACCGTTCTGCCATTCTTATCCTGCTTATATCATTATGAGCATTCTTTTCGGTATAGCTATAT CTGGATACATTTCTTTGACGTCGATTATTTTGGTAGATCTCTTAGGGCTAGACAAATTGACCAATGCATTTGGTCTTTTAATCTTATTTAGAGGAGCTGCAGCTATTATTGGTTCACCTTTGGCGGGTGCCGTTTATGACGCAACACAAAGCTACAGTATCCCATTCTTTATGGCAGGATTTTTCTTCCTTATAAGCACGGTTACTAGTTTCATGGCGCCAGCTATGAAACGGTGCACAACGCCGCAG ACTCAGCCTGTGATATTAGATACATTGACTCCAATTGATGAAGATATCGAAGAAGAGAACGAAGAAGATATTCCTGAAATAGTAGAAACTGCACCATCTCCACAAGAACCACCCGAGAAGGAAATTAAACAAATAGAGTCTGTTTTATAA
- the LOC117153964 gene encoding uncharacterized protein LOC117153964 isoform X7, which produces MAGSFLGAAAFVLSTFSTSVNMLMMTYGVMGGVGFGLIYLPAVVCVGYYFETKRSLATGIAVCGSGFGTFAFPPLVTMLLEAYNWKGANLILAGLILNCAVFGAMMRPLEYPKASSVKPLLQRMAEEKRFQMERGSIGGSYFMVQLPDGSMEKRMKMPINIDPGVHSSFNLDQLVPGTPLTPVPTVPTLPTISEVKVQEHSSSGATSNSGSMDLKSISTKSKSRKNIDDTKDTKDMSEKSESEFKPIIPRNASQPAFTTHVQGLPKNGSVPFFDRIRKTSTSERYKPSLSAIKNSRTTLNSNGDIRKSLHLRLSTSSVMGSRNNNAEIDVDGESITFTTSKSSIPKEKPQIIRPLSRKDIFYSGSVVNLPEYQSQKSLANYRQSVLSLSKSVRGDVKDTDIEKAPQQPLCPCLVLPESFKEALSTMMDLSLLKDPVFLLIGISNVFGMAGLYVPFVYLLDAAVLDNIDKTLASYLVSIIGITNTLGRVACGYIADFPQVDSLLLNNICLIISTVAVAAIPFCHSYPAYIIMSILFGIAISGYISLTSIILVDLLGLDKLTNAFGLLILFRGAAAIIGSPLAGAVYDATQSYSIPFFMAGFFFLISTVTSFMAPAMKRCTTPQTQPVILDTLTPIDEDIEEENEEDIPEIVETAPSPQEPPEKEIKQIESVL; this is translated from the exons ATGGCAGGAAGTTTTTTAGGTGCAGCAGCATTTGTACTTTCAACATTTTCAACCAGTGTAAATATGCTTATGATGACTTATGGTGTTATGGGAG GAGTTGGATTTGGTCTAATATATTTACCAGCAGTAGTTTGCGTAGGTTATTATTTTGAAACTAAACGATCTCTAGCTACAGGCATTGCTGTATGTGGTTCAGGATTTGGCACATTTGCATTTCCACCTCTTGTAACAATGTTACTAGAAGCATATAATTGGAAAGGAGCAAATTTAATTCTGGCTGGTCTTATTTTAAATTGTGCT GTTTTTGGTGCGATGATGAGGCCATTAGAATATCCAAAAGCTTCTTCTGTTAAACCATTATTACAAAGAATGGCGGAAGAAAAAAGATTTCAAATGGAACGTGGAAGTATCGGAGGTTCTTATTTTATGGTACAACTGCCTGATGGATCTATggagaaaagaatgaaaatgcCTATTAACATTGATCCTGGTGTTCATTCCAGTTTCAATTTAGACCAATTAGTGCCTG GAACTCCTTTAACACCAGTTCCAACGGTGCCAACCCTGCCCACTATATCGGAGGTGAAAGTACAAGAACACTCTTCCAGTGGAGCAACTAGTAATAGTGGCAGTATGGACTTAAAGAGTATTTCCACTAAATCAAAAAGCAGAAAAAATATCGATGATACCAAAGATACAAAAGATATGTCAGAAAAGTCTGAAAGCGAATTCAAACCGATAATTCCTAGAAATGCTTCTCAACCTGCTTTTACAACTCACGTACAAGGTTTACCTAAAAATGGCTCTGTACCCTTTTTCGATCGAATCCGTAAAACTAGCACTAGCGAGAGATATAAACCAAGTCTTAGTGCGATTAAGAACTCTAGAACAACGTTGAATTCTAATGGCGATATTAGAAAGAGTTTGCACTTAAGACTTTCGACGAGCAGCGTTATGGGTTCTCGGAATAATAATGCAGAAATAGATGTA GATGGGGAAAGTATTACTTTTACTACCAGCAAATCTAGTATACCAAAAGAGAAACCACAAATTATTCGACCACTATCGCGGAAGGATATATTTTACAGTGGCAGTGTGGTTAATTTACCAGAATATCAGAGTCAAAAATCACTTGCAAATTATCGTCAAAGTGTTCTTTCACTATCAAAATCCGTACGTGGAGATGTTAAAGATACCGACATTGAAAAGGCGCCTCAAC AACCTCTATGTCCCTGTTTGGTATTACCTGAATCGTTTAAAGAAGCTTTGTCAACGATGATGGATCTATCTTTACTAAAGGATCCAGTGTTTCTTTTAATTGGTATCAGTAATGTATTTGGAATGGCTGGATTATACGTTCCGTTTGTATATCTATTAGACGCTGCGGTCTTAGAT AATATCGACAAGACTCTTGCGTCATATTTGGTATCTATAATTGGAATTACTAATACTCTGGGCCGTGTAGCTTGTGGATATATCGCGGATTTTCCACAAGTAGATTCACTGTTGTTGAACAACATCTGCTTAATTATATCGACAGTTGCTGTAGCTGCGATACCGTTCTGCCATTCTTATCCTGCTTATATCATTATGAGCATTCTTTTCGGTATAGCTATAT CTGGATACATTTCTTTGACGTCGATTATTTTGGTAGATCTCTTAGGGCTAGACAAATTGACCAATGCATTTGGTCTTTTAATCTTATTTAGAGGAGCTGCAGCTATTATTGGTTCACCTTTGGCGGGTGCCGTTTATGACGCAACACAAAGCTACAGTATCCCATTCTTTATGGCAGGATTTTTCTTCCTTATAAGCACGGTTACTAGTTTCATGGCGCCAGCTATGAAACGGTGCACAACGCCGCAG ACTCAGCCTGTGATATTAGATACATTGACTCCAATTGATGAAGATATCGAAGAAGAGAACGAAGAAGATATTCCTGAAATAGTAGAAACTGCACCATCTCCACAAGAACCACCCGAGAAGGAAATTAAACAAATAGAGTCTGTTTTATAA